In Streptomyces capitiformicae, one genomic interval encodes:
- a CDS encoding protein meaA, producing MTERQTSPAAEGTKRPQPQAQKERDRPWLMRTYAGHSTAEASNELYRRNLAKGQTGLSVAFDLPTQTGYDSDHILARGEVGRVGVPVAHLGDMRRLFQDIPLEQMNTSMTINATAMWLLALYQVVAEEQGLDAEAIAQLQGTTQNDIVKEYLSRGTHVFPPGPSLRLTTDMIAYTVSHMPKWNPINICSYHLQEAGATPVQEIAYAMSTAIAVLDAVRDSGQVPQERMGDVVARISFFVNAGVRFIEEMCKMRAFGRIWDRITRERYGIENPKQRRFRYGVQVNSLGLTEAQPENNVQRIVLEMLAVTLSKDARARAVQLPAWNEALGLPRPWDQQWSLRIQQVLAHESDLLEYEDIFEGSHVIEAKVSQLVEESFAEIERIQEMGGAMAAVESGYLKSQLVASHAERRARIESGDEKIVGVNIFESTEPNPLTADLDAAIQTVDPAVEARVIKSLQNWRDTRYQPPFNHPRPCKALERLKEVAKGTGNLMEATLDCARAGVTTGEWAGALREVFGEFRAPTGVSSAPVAVPAEEGSAMSEVRRKVELTAKDLGVGKLRFLVGKPGLDGHSNGAEQIAVRARDAGFEVVYQGIRLTPEQIVDAALAEDVHAVGLSILSGSHAQLVPDVLDRLRDAGAADIPVIAGGIIPNGDAEQLRAAGVAAVFTPKDFDITGIIGRIVDEIRKANKLDPLEVPA from the coding sequence ATGACTGAGCGTCAGACCTCGCCTGCGGCTGAGGGCACAAAGCGCCCTCAGCCGCAGGCGCAAAAGGAAAGGGACCGGCCGTGGCTCATGCGCACGTACGCCGGTCACTCCACGGCCGAGGCGTCCAACGAGCTGTACCGGCGCAACCTCGCCAAGGGCCAGACCGGCCTGTCGGTGGCGTTCGATCTGCCGACGCAGACCGGCTACGACTCCGACCACATCCTCGCCCGTGGCGAGGTCGGCCGGGTCGGCGTGCCGGTGGCCCATCTCGGTGACATGCGCCGGCTGTTCCAGGACATCCCGCTGGAGCAGATGAACACCTCGATGACCATCAACGCCACCGCGATGTGGCTGCTGGCGCTCTACCAGGTCGTCGCCGAGGAGCAAGGTCTTGACGCGGAGGCCATCGCCCAGCTCCAGGGCACGACCCAGAACGACATCGTCAAGGAGTACCTGTCCCGGGGCACCCATGTCTTCCCGCCGGGGCCGAGCCTCCGGCTGACGACGGACATGATCGCGTACACGGTCTCCCACATGCCGAAGTGGAACCCGATCAACATCTGCAGCTACCACCTGCAGGAGGCCGGGGCCACGCCGGTCCAGGAGATCGCGTACGCCATGTCCACGGCGATCGCGGTGCTGGACGCCGTCCGTGACTCGGGGCAGGTGCCGCAGGAACGCATGGGCGATGTCGTCGCCCGTATCTCCTTCTTCGTGAACGCGGGCGTCCGCTTCATCGAGGAGATGTGCAAGATGCGGGCGTTCGGCCGCATCTGGGACCGCATCACGCGCGAGCGGTACGGCATCGAGAACCCCAAGCAGCGTCGCTTCCGGTACGGCGTCCAGGTCAACTCCCTGGGGCTGACCGAGGCGCAGCCGGAGAACAACGTCCAGCGGATCGTGCTGGAGATGCTGGCGGTGACGCTGTCCAAGGACGCACGCGCGCGTGCCGTACAGCTGCCGGCCTGGAACGAGGCCCTCGGTCTCCCCCGGCCGTGGGACCAGCAGTGGTCGCTGCGGATCCAGCAGGTCCTCGCCCACGAGAGCGATCTGCTGGAGTACGAGGACATCTTCGAGGGCTCGCACGTCATCGAGGCGAAGGTGAGCCAGCTGGTCGAGGAGTCGTTCGCCGAGATCGAGCGAATCCAGGAGATGGGCGGCGCGATGGCCGCCGTCGAGTCCGGCTACCTCAAGTCGCAGCTCGTCGCCTCGCACGCCGAGCGCCGGGCCCGGATCGAGTCCGGCGACGAGAAGATCGTCGGCGTCAACATCTTCGAGTCGACCGAGCCCAACCCGCTCACCGCCGACCTGGACGCGGCGATCCAGACGGTCGACCCGGCCGTCGAGGCCCGGGTGATCAAGTCGCTCCAGAACTGGCGGGACACGAGGTACCAGCCGCCGTTCAACCACCCCCGCCCCTGCAAGGCGCTGGAGCGGCTGAAGGAGGTCGCGAAGGGCACCGGCAACCTCATGGAGGCCACCCTGGACTGCGCGCGGGCCGGGGTCACGACCGGCGAGTGGGCCGGGGCCCTGCGTGAGGTGTTCGGGGAGTTCCGGGCGCCGACCGGGGTCTCGTCGGCGCCGGTGGCCGTCCCCGCCGAGGAGGGCTCGGCCATGTCCGAGGTCCGCCGCAAGGTGGAGCTGACGGCGAAGGACCTGGGCGTCGGCAAGCTGCGCTTCCTGGTGGGCAAGCCGGGCCTGGACGGGCACTCCAACGGGGCCGAGCAGATCGCCGTGCGGGCCCGTGACGCCGGGTTCGAGGTGGTCTACCAGGGCATCCGGCTCACCCCCGAGCAGATCGTGGACGCGGCCCTCGCCGAGGACGTGCACGCGGTCGGGCTGTCCATCCTCTCCGGCTCGCACGCGCAGCTCGTGCCGGACGTCCTCGACCGGCTGCGGGACGCCGGTGCCGCCGACATCCCGGTGATCGCCGGCGGGATCATCCCGAACGGCGACGCCGAGCAGCTCAGGGCCGCTGGAGTGGCCGCCGTCTTCACTCCGAAGGACTTCGACATCACCGGGATCATCGGCCGTATCGTCGACGAGATCCGCAAGGCCAACAAGCTCGACCCCCTGGAGGTCCCCGCATGA